GGCGGACACCCCGCCGGCCGGCCGGCGGGGACGTCGCGGCACCCTGATCGGTGCGCTCACCGCCGTCACGGTCGGGCTGGTCGCGCTCGGTGCCGCCCTCGGTGCCACCCAGGAAGCCCGTGCCCCGGCGGTGACGGTGCCGACCTCCTCGCCGAGCGCCGAGACCACGACCGACGCGGAGCCGTTGCCGAGCGCGGACCAGAGCGTGCCCGCCGAAGCGCCCTCGTACCGTCCGCCGGACTCGGCGGGCACCCCGACCGGGTCGCGTTCACCGGCGCCGACCACCACGCAGCCCAGCGAGTCGCCCACCCCCGACGCGCCCGACCCGACGCCGTCGAGCAGCGGCCCGACCGACGGCCCGACCACTCCCACCACGGAGCCCGGCACGTCGGCACCGAACTCGCCATCGCCGACCACCGCCGCACCTCCCGGGGGCGGAGATGGTGACGGGGGTGCCGGCTAGGCCCCGTCGCTCGCCACACCCCGCCGAAATCACCGAAACGGACATCGGGCATCACCGCACGCTCTAGGCTCCTCACGTGCAGTTATCGCCGACTTGTTCGGGAGTCCCGGTGAGTGTGGAGAAGTTGGTCGTCATCGGCCAGGGTTACGTCGGCCTGCCGCTCGCGGTACGGGCCGCCGAAGCCGGCCTGGACGTGGTCGGCCTCGACGTCGACACCAACCGGGTCAAGCGGCTCGCCTCGGGTGAGTCGTTCGTGGCGGACATTCCGGCCGATCGGCTCGGCCGGGCGCTGGGCAGTGGCCGCTACCGCCCGAGCAGCGAGTACGCCGACGCCGAGGGCTTCGACATCTGCGTGATCACCGTGCCCACGCCGCTGCGCGACGGCACGCCGGACCTGAGCTTCGTCGAGCAGGCGGGGGCCGGCATCGGGCCGTACCTGCGGCCGGGCTGCACGGTGATCCTGGAGTCGACCACCTACCCGGGCACCACGGAGGAGTTGCTGCGTCCGCTGCTGGAGTCGGCAAGTGGGCTGCGCAGCCCCGGCGACTTCCACCTCGGCTACAGTCCGGAGCGGATCGACCCCGGCAACCGGACCTGGCGGCTGGAGAACACCCCGAAGGTGGTCTCCGGCGTGGACGCCGCCGCCCTGGCCCGGGTCGACGGCTTCTACCGCCGGCTGGTGGAGCAGACGGTACCGGTGGACTCCACCCGGGTGGCCGAGCTGACCAAGCTGATCGAGAACACCTTCCGCCAGGTCAACATCGCCCTGGTCAACGAGTTGACCATGCTCTCGCACCAGCTGGGCATCGATGTGTGGCAGGCGATCGACGCGGCGGAGACCAAGCCGTTCGGCTTCATGCCGTTCCGGCCCGGCCCGGGGGTCGGTGGCCACTGCCTGCCGATCGACCCCTGCTACCTGTCCTGGCAGGTGAAACGCCGCCTGGGCCGGCAGTTCCGGTTCATCGAGCTGGCCAACGACGTCAATCACGAAATGCCCGAGCATGTGGCGCAGCGGGTGATGGCGGGGCTGAACCGGTCCGGCCGGTCGGTCAGCGGCGCCCGGCTGTTGCTGCTCGGCCTGACCTACAAGCGCAACACCGCCGACATGCGCGACTCGCCCGCCGTCGAGGTGGCCCGCCGGCTGCGGGAGCTGGGCGGCGAGGTCCGGGCGGTCGAGCCGTACGCCGAGCCGCACCACCTGCCCGACGGGGTGTTGACGGTCGACCTGACCGAGCACGAGGTACGCGCGGCAGACGCCGTGGTGGTGGTGACCGACCACGACGCCTTCGACTACGACCTGGTGGGCCGGCACGCCCGCTACGTCCTCGACACCCGCAACCGCTGCACCGGCCCCACCGTCGAACGTCTCTAGTCCGCGAGCGCCGCCACCACCGGCACGGCCAGCGCCCGCCGGGCCGGCAGCACCGACGCGGCCAGGGCCGCCAGCACCGCCACGGCGAGGATGCCACCGAGCTGCCCCCAGGGCACCACCAGGACGAACTGCCCACCCAGGCGGGCCAGCAGCGCCATCGCCCCGGCGGCGACAGCGGTGCCCAGGGCGACCCCGAGCACCGCACCGACAAGCGCGGTGAGCACCGCCTCGGTGGCGAGCATGGCGCGCAGCCGTCCCGCGGTCAGCCCGACCGCCCGCAGCACCGCGTTCTCCCTGGTCCGTTCCACCACCGACAGGCTCAGCGTGTTCGCCACGCCGACCAGCGCGATCACCACGGCCAGACCGAGCAGCGCGACCACGAAGGCCAGCAGCATGTCCACCGTGCCGGTGAGCATCCGCTTGTACGCCCCCTGGTCCAGCAGGTTGACCGTCGGGTAGTCGACCAGGACCTCCTCGATCGCGGCCCGAGCCGAGTCGGCCGACACCCCGGCGGCCGGATCGATCTCCGCCAGGTAGCCCCGCACCTGCGGGAAGAGCCGGCTGAAGTCGGCGGCGACCAGGTCGACCAGGTGCCCGGTCGGTGCCGAATAGATCTCTCCTTCCGCGCCGGTCACCACCGCCGCCACCTCGAACCGCTCACCGCGCAGCACGATGCGGTCCCCGACCGACAAACCGCGCCGCGCCGCCAGTTCCCGGTGCACAAGTACCCGGCCCGGCCCGAGCCGGTCGGTACGGCCGGCCAGTACGCCGTCGAGCCGCCGGTCCACCAGGGCCGGGTCGGCGGCGCGGAACACCACCTCGTCGACGGTCTGCGTACGGGTCTCGTGCACCACGCCCAGTTCGGGTCGGGTGGCCAGCGCGTCGACCACGCCAGCGGGCAGGTCGACGCCGATCCCGGTGACCAGGAAGTCCACGCCCACCTGGGCGTCCACGCTGCGCTCGATGGCCGTCTTGGTGCTCTGCGCGCCCACCACGAAGGAGGCGACCAGGCCGATGCCGATCACCAGGGCGGTGGCGGTGGCGGCCACCCGCCGTGGATTGCGCACCGCGTTGGCCACGGCGAGGGTGGCGGTCACCCCGAAGATCCGACGGGCGGGCGCGCCGAACACCCGGACCAGCGCCGGCACCAGGACCGGCCCGAACAGGACGATGCCGAGGAAGGTCAGGATCCCGCCGAGGGCGACCAGCGGGATCTGCCCGGCCCGGGCCGCGCCGGCCAGGGCCGCGACACCGGCCGCCAGGAGCACCGCGCCGAAGGCCAGGCGCACCCGGCCGGCGGGCCGGGTGACCTGCACGGCCGCGTCGGTAAGCGCCGCCACCGGAGCGACCCGGGTGCCGTGCCAGGCCGGTACGAGGGCCGCGCCGACGGTGAGCACCGTGCCGGCGACGAGACAGCCAAGCACCGTGCCGGCGGTGATCGTCAGCTCGCCGTTCAGCGGGACGGCCAGCCACGCCATCAGCGCCGTCAGGCCGGCCGCCAGCCCGGCGCCGAGCACCACGCCGAGCCCGGAGGCGACCAGGCCGACCAGTCCCGCCTCCAGCACGGTGGCCCGGAACACCTGTCCCCGGGTGGCGCCGACCAGGCGCAGCAGCGCGGTCCGGCGGGAACGCTGGGCGAGCACGATGGTGAACGTGTTCGCGATGACGAACCCGGCCACCACCACCGCCACCCCGGCGAAGGTGAGCAGGACCAGGTTGAACTGGTCGACGTCGCGCACCGCGTCGGTGACGGCCTCGTCCAGGATCGCCTGCCGGGTCCGTACCGTCGGACCAGTCCCGACGGCCGCGGTGATCCGCTCGGCGAGCGCCTGGTCGGAGACCCCCGGTTCGGCCGCCACCATGATCCGGCCGTAGCCCTCCTCGCCGCTGACGGCGAGCGCGTCGGTGCCGACCAGGCCGATGAACGGTCCGCCGATGTCCCGCGTGGTGTTTGCCACGTCGACCGTGCCGACCAGGGTGTACGGCCGGGCCGCACCGCTGGCGCCGCCGATCCGGACCGGTGTGCCGAGGTCGAAGCCCTGCTCGGCGACTGTCTGTTCGTCGAGCACCACCTCGCCGGACCTGGCCGGCAGCCGCCCGGTCACCAGGTCGTACGACTGGAGGGCCGGATCGGTGGGCACCGCGGCGAGGAACCCGAAGCCGAGCACCGGCCGGCCGTCCGAGCCCACCACCCCGGCGGTGCCGGTCAGCTCGCCCTCGGCGGCGCGTACCCCGTCGACCGTGCGCACCCGGTCGATAAGTGCCCCCGGTAGCGGTTCCTGGTCGGCGTAGACGCCGACGTCGGTGTGCCGGTCGAAGGTGGCCGCCCGGTCGTAGGTGCCGGCCCGCATCCCGTCGACGAAGATCAGTGTGCCGGCGATGAAGGCCACCCCGAGCACGACGGCGAGGGCGGACATCAGCATGCGCAGCGCCTCGGCGCGCACCGAACGCAGGGTCACCCGGAGCATGCTCACCGCCCCCTTGCCGGCGCGGCGACCGGACCGGCCGCCGCAGTGGAGTCCAGCTGGCCGAGCACGTCGAGGATCCGCTCGGCGGTCGGCTCGCTCAGGTCCCGGACCAGCCGGCCGTCGGCGAGGAAGACCGCCCGGTCGGCGTAGGCGGCGGCGACCGGGTCGTGGGTCACCATCACCACGGTCTGCCCGAGGGTGTCGACCGCCTCGCGCAGCAGCCCGAGCAGGGCGGCCCCGGAGCGGGAGTCCAGGTTGCCGGTCGGCTCGTCGGCGAAGATCACCCACGGCTTGGTGATCAGGGCCCGGGCCACCGCGACCCGCTGTTGCTGACCGCCGGAGAGTTCGGCCGGGCGGTGCCGCAACCGGTCACCGAGCCCGACCGCGGCGACCACCTGGCGCAGCCAGGCCGGCTCGGGCCGCCGGCCGGCGATGGCCAGCGGCAGCACGATGTTCTCCTCGGCACTGAGCGCGGGAAGCAAATTGAATTTCTGGAACACGAAGCCGATCCGGTCCCGGCGCAACAGGGTGAGCCGCCGGTCGTCGAGGCGGCCCAACTCGGTGTCGCCGACCCGGACCGTGCCGGCGGTGGGCCGGTCCAGACCGGCCAGGCAGTGCATCAGCGTCGACTTGCCGGAGCCGGAGGGGCCCATGATGGCGGTGAACCGGCCGGCGGCGAAGTCGACATCGACGCCGTCGAGGGCGACGACGCCGGCCGGACCGACGCCGTACTGCTTGCGCAGTCCCCGGGTGGTGACGGCGACGCTGGCGGTGACGTGGGCGGGTGGTGCGTGGGACACGTGCTGCTCCCGTACGGAAAGTGCTTCGCGGACCCTTCCGACGCTATGGAGAGCAGCGGTCCATCGAGATCAACCCACCCGCTCGAGGGCTGTCCACCCCAGGTAGTCCCGACCGGGTGCGCTCGTCCGCCTCAGGTCGTACGCCGATCCTGGACGCCCGGGGTGACCAGGCCCGTCTCGTACGCCAGCACCACCGCCTGCACCCGGTCGCGCAGATTCAGTTTGGCCAGGATCCGGCCGACGTGCGTCTTCACCGTCGCCTCGGCGACGTGCACCCGGCCGGCGATCTCGGTGTTCGACAGGCCCTCGGCGACCAGCAGCAGGATCTCCCGTTCCCGTTCGGTGAGCTGGGCCAGCCGGGGATCCTCGGCGGGGCCGGCGCCGAGCTGACCGGCGAACCGGTCGAGCAGCCGTCGGGTGATCGACGGGGCCACCACCGAGTCGCCCCGCGCGACGACCCGGATCGCGGCCAGCAGTTCCTCCGGTGGCACGTTCTTGAGCAGGAAACCGCTCGCCCCGGCGCGCAGCGCGGCGAACGCGTCGGCCTCGGTGTCGAAGGTGGTCAGCACCAGCACCCGCGGCGGCCCGGCCGGCCGGTCGGCGCAGAGCCGCCGGGTGGCCTCCACGCCATCCATTGTCGGCATCCGGATGTCCATCACCACCACGTCGGCCTCGACCCGGTCCAGCACCCGCAGCGCGTCCGCGCCGTCGATCGCCTCGCCGACCACCTCCAGGTCGGGCTGGGAGTCAAGCACCATCCGGAACCCGGCGCGGATCAGCGCCTGGTCGTCCACGATCACCACCCGCGTCATGCCGCGATCACCTCCGTTGCGGAGGACGAGGGTAGCGGCAGCCGCGCCTGCACCTGCCAGCCGCCGGCCAGCCGGGGACCGGCGGCGAGGCTGCCGCCGTACATCGAGACCCGCTCGCGCATGCCGATCAGACCGTGGCCGCCGGGCGGTGCCGGGGCCACCGGCCCGCTGCCGCCGCCGTCGTCGACCACCCGCAACTCGACGGCGTCGGCACCGTGCACCAGGGTCACCGCCACGTCGGCACCGACCCCGGCGTGCTTGAGCGCGTTGGTCAGCGCCTCCTGGACCAGCCGGTACACGGTCAGGTCCAGCGCGGTGGGCAGCGGGGTCGGCGCGCCGGTCACCGTGTACCCGACCCGCAGCCCGGCAGCGCGGAACCGGTCCAGCAGGGCGGGCAGTTCGGCCACCGCGGGACGCCGATGACCGGGCTCGCCCGGCGGCGCCCCATCCGCCGGGTCCAGCTGCGCCCCATCCGCCGGGTCCAGCTGCGCCCCATCCGCCGGGTCCAGCTGCGCCCCTTCCGCCGGGCCCGCCGTGGCGCGGGCCGGCGCCGGCCCAGGCCACCGGTCGGCGGCCGGATCCGGCGGGCTCGGATCCCGCAGTACGCCCACCAGCCGACGCATGTCCTCCAGGGCCTGCCGGCCGGTGTCCGCCACCACCTTCACCGCGTTGCGGGCCGTCTCCGGACTCTGGTCGATCATGTAGCGGGCCCCGTCCGCCTGAACGATCATGACGGCCATGCTGTGTGCCACCACGTCGTGCAGTTCCCGGGCGATCCGGGTGCGCTCCTCGGCCACCGCCGCCCGCGCCTCGGCCTCCCGCTCCCGTTCCAGGGTCGCGGCCCGCTCCTCCAGGCTGAGCACGTACAGCCGGCGGGTGCGCACGTTCAACGCCACCAACCAGACCGCCCCGGTCACCAGGCCGAAGTAGATGGCAGTGAAGTACCAGGCGACCTGTGACGGGGTCTGCACCGCGGCGAAGACCACTCCGATCATGGCGACGATCCCGGCCAGCACCCCGTCGCGCAGCCGGTCGGCGTACTTGACCACGCTGTAGAGGGCGATGAGCACCGCCACGTCGTACGGCATCGGCGCCCAGCCCAGAGCGACCTGGACGAAGGCGAGCACGGCCACCGCGACGGTCACCGCCACCGGCCGGACCCGCCGGAACAGCAGGGCCACCGCCATCGCCACGCCGATCGCGGCGGACCACCAGCCGCCCGGCTGGATGGCCGCCGGCGCCACCCCGAGCAGTATCACCACGCCGGCGACCGCGACGTCGAAGACGACGGTGGGTAGCGACCGGCGGAAAATCCGAGCATTCATCGTCACCCAGCGTAGGTGTAAGGAAGGGCCCCCTGTTAACGCCTGCGGTATAGCAGGGGGCCCCGCTTAACATTCGACAGCGGCCGAGCGGCTCGTCGTCGGCGGCGGCTCCTGGTCGGCCCACCACTACCACGGGCACAGCTACTCCTCGGACATCCAGAAGGAACTCGACGTGCTCGAACTCAACGACTGGCCGGGCTGGACGGCCAAGCTGGTCCAGTACCGCGAGTTGAACGTGCAGACCCAGCCCAGCTACCTGAACTGGTAGCCGTCCCCCGCACGGCACCGCCGCCCGATCGAGTTTCGTCGCTGCCAACCGGGGTACCTCCCCCGCCGACGAGAAAGGGGTGACGATGACGCGCAACGAGTACCACGTGGTGCCGGACGGTGGCGGCTGGAAGGTCGAACAGGGCAGCACCGTCGTCGGCACGTACGACACCAAGCAGCGCGCGGTCGAGGTCGGCCGCGAGGTGGCGCACGGCAACGAGCCCAGCCAGCTCGTGGTGCACACCGCCGACGGGCGGATCGAGACCGAGTACACCTACCGGGACGATCCGTACCCGCCGGCCGGCTAGTCGGCCGCACCGGCGACGGCCTGTCGGCACCATCCCCCTCAGGTGCTGCCGGCAGGCCGTCGCCATGCCCACCCCACACCGGCCCCATCGGCGCCGACGGGCCCTTCCCGGTGACCGTGCCGGCCGTCACCCCTGGTGACGGCGGAACCCGTGCCGTACGCCCGGCATGTCAGGATGACCGGCCGTGACCTGCACCGGGGATGCCCCGCCCGCCCCGAACCGACCGGCCTGGCGCCGGTTCCACCCACTCGACGCGATCGCCGTCGCGCTCGCGGTGGCCGGGATCGGCTGCGTCGCCACCGGAGCACTGCCCCGACCCGACGCCGCCGCCACCCTCGGGCGGATCCTGCCGCTGCTGCTCTTCCTCGGCACCGTGGTGGTGCTCGCCGAACTGGCCGCCGCAGCCGGCCTCTTCGACGTGCTCGCCACCCGGATGGCCGTCGTGGCCCGGGGTAGCTGGCCCGCCCTCTTCGCACTCTGCGTCGGCCTCGCCGCCCTCACCACGATCGCGCTCAACCTGGACACCACTGCGGTGCTGCTCACCCCGGTGCTGCTCGCGCTGGCGGTCACCCTGCGCACCGCCGTCGCGCCGCTGGCGGTCACCACCGTCTGGCTGGCGAACACGGCGAGCCTGCTGCTGCCGGTCTCCAACCTGACCAACCTGCTGGCCGCCGACCGCATCGGGCTCGACCCGCTGGCGTACGCGGAAATCATGTGGCTGCCCCAGCTGGCCGTCCTCGCGGTCACCACCGTGCTGCTCTGGTGCTGCTGGTGGCGCCGCGACCGGCCGGCCGGTGGCCGGTTCCCGGCACCGCAGGTGCACCGGCCGGCCGACCCGGTGCTGTACCGGACCGCGCTCGGTGGCTGCCTGCTCTTCGTCGGCGCGATCCTGACCGGCGTACCGGTCGGCCTCGCCTCGGCGGTCGCGGCCGGTCTGCTGGTGGCCGGCTTCGCGATCCGCTCCCCCGGTACGCTGCGCCCGGCGCTGCTGCCCTGGCGGCTGCTGCTCTTCGTCACCGGACTGTTCCTGGTCGTCCAGACGATCGGCCAACACGGGCTCAACGAGCTGGTGGCCTGGCTCGCCGGACCCGACGGCGGGGTGCTTGGCGCGCTACGCGCGGGCGGTACCGGCGCGCTGCTGGCCAATCTGGTGAACAACCTGCCCGCCTATCTGGCCGGCGAGGCGGCGCTGCCACCCGGCGACCGGCAACGGCTGCTCGCCCTGCTGGTCGGCACCAACGTCGGGCCGCTCGCGCTGCCCTGGGCGTCATTGGCGACGCTGTTGTGGCTGGAGCGGTGCCGGGCCGCCCGGGTCAAGGTGCCGATGCTCCGGTTCCTCGTCACCAGCGCCGCCGTGGCGGTGCTCGGCACCCTCGCCGCCGCCGGTGCCCTGCTGCTCACCCGCTGAGCCGACGCCGACCGGCACCAGCACCGGCCGCGCCGGCTCCGCCTGACCGCATCGACACCCGACCGCCCGGCACCGGCACCACCACCACCGGCCGCCCGCCCCGTGCCGGGCGGCCAGCGGCGTCAGGCCCGACGCACCGGCAGTTGCAGCTCGGTGACGCCCTTGTCGGGCTGGTCCGCGCAGTACTCCAGGTAGAACTCGCGGGCAAAGCCGTCCGCCCGCCAGCCGTTCTCCTCGATCCACCGGGCCAGCACCTGCAAACTCTGGTCGGCCGTGACCATCGAGCCGTGATGGATCGTCGTCGCCGCGGTGATCGCCGGCAGTTCCACAACTGTCACCTCGTGGCCCGGCGGGTCGACGTCGATCCCCACCGCGGCGTGCACCACCACAGCCTCACCGTCGTCGGCCGGGTCGTACCAGGCAAGTGCCGGCCCGGCGGGGCGGATGTCAGCGTCCGCCAGCCGACGGAACAGCTCCGGGTAGAGCGGGGTCAACGCGGGCGCGATGTCCGCCCCGTCGTAGCTGGCCGCGACCGCGGACAGCGCCGCGACCCGGATCGGGGAGATTTCCTTGATGACGACATCCTGGCTGGTCATCCGACCCTCCGTCTCGATCATGTGGAGCCTCGCCTCGACGCCGGCCAGGCGGGCGGTGTCCGCCGCCATCTGCGCCTCCAACTGTGCTCTGCGCAGCCGCAGCATGCCGCGCAACTCGGTGCTGTCGACCGCCTCGTCGAGGATCGCCCGCACCTGGCTGAGGGTCAGCCCCAGCTCCTTGAGAGCGATCACCCGATTCAGCCGACCCAGTTGGGCAGCCGTGTAGTAGCGGTAGCCGCTGTGCGGGTCGACGGCGGCCGGGCGGAGCAGCCCGAGGCTGTCGTAGTGCCGCAGCATCCGTACCGACACCCGGCCCAGGTTGGCGAAGTCTCCGATAGTGAACATGGCCCCTCCACGGTCGACGCTGACACGGTGTCAGAGTCAACCCCGGGCCACCGTCAGCCGGGCAGGGGTGCCTCGTCACCTCGGTTGCGGCGCGGGGAGACGAGCCGACGCACCATCGGGGCGGCGTTCCACCGGGCCGCGCCGACCAGGTCACGGGCGTGCTCCAGCACCGTGTAGTCCGGACGGGCCCGACCGGCGGCGATCGCCGCGTCCAGGTCGTTGTCGCAGCGCATCAGCACGCTGTCGAAGTCGCGGCGCACCGGCTCCAACAGGTGGTATCCGAACGAGCGGTGTAGCCGGGCGAAGAGCGGCTTGTAGAGCCGGGCCCGCTCGTGCAGACCCGAGGAGTACGACATCGGGTTCTTCGGCCGCCGCCGGATGTAGTCGGGCAGCAGGTCGGCGAAGGCGCGGCGGACGATCCACTTCTCCTGGCCGTCACGCATCTTCATGTCGATCGGCAGCCGCATCGCCAGCTCGACCAGCGCC
This DNA window, taken from Micromonospora sp. FIMYZ51, encodes the following:
- a CDS encoding nucleotide sugar dehydrogenase codes for the protein MSVEKLVVIGQGYVGLPLAVRAAEAGLDVVGLDVDTNRVKRLASGESFVADIPADRLGRALGSGRYRPSSEYADAEGFDICVITVPTPLRDGTPDLSFVEQAGAGIGPYLRPGCTVILESTTYPGTTEELLRPLLESASGLRSPGDFHLGYSPERIDPGNRTWRLENTPKVVSGVDAAALARVDGFYRRLVEQTVPVDSTRVAELTKLIENTFRQVNIALVNELTMLSHQLGIDVWQAIDAAETKPFGFMPFRPGPGVGGHCLPIDPCYLSWQVKRRLGRQFRFIELANDVNHEMPEHVAQRVMAGLNRSGRSVSGARLLLLGLTYKRNTADMRDSPAVEVARRLRELGGEVRAVEPYAEPHHLPDGVLTVDLTEHEVRAADAVVVVTDHDAFDYDLVGRHARYVLDTRNRCTGPTVERL
- a CDS encoding FtsX-like permease family protein, with amino-acid sequence MLRVTLRSVRAEALRMLMSALAVVLGVAFIAGTLIFVDGMRAGTYDRAATFDRHTDVGVYADQEPLPGALIDRVRTVDGVRAAEGELTGTAGVVGSDGRPVLGFGFLAAVPTDPALQSYDLVTGRLPARSGEVVLDEQTVAEQGFDLGTPVRIGGASGAARPYTLVGTVDVANTTRDIGGPFIGLVGTDALAVSGEEGYGRIMVAAEPGVSDQALAERITAAVGTGPTVRTRQAILDEAVTDAVRDVDQFNLVLLTFAGVAVVVAGFVIANTFTIVLAQRSRRTALLRLVGATRGQVFRATVLEAGLVGLVASGLGVVLGAGLAAGLTALMAWLAVPLNGELTITAGTVLGCLVAGTVLTVGAALVPAWHGTRVAPVAALTDAAVQVTRPAGRVRLAFGAVLLAAGVAALAGAARAGQIPLVALGGILTFLGIVLFGPVLVPALVRVFGAPARRIFGVTATLAVANAVRNPRRVAATATALVIGIGLVASFVVGAQSTKTAIERSVDAQVGVDFLVTGIGVDLPAGVVDALATRPELGVVHETRTQTVDEVVFRAADPALVDRRLDGVLAGRTDRLGPGRVLVHRELAARRGLSVGDRIVLRGERFEVAAVVTGAEGEIYSAPTGHLVDLVAADFSRLFPQVRGYLAEIDPAAGVSADSARAAIEEVLVDYPTVNLLDQGAYKRMLTGTVDMLLAFVVALLGLAVVIALVGVANTLSLSVVERTRENAVLRAVGLTAGRLRAMLATEAVLTALVGAVLGVALGTAVAAGAMALLARLGGQFVLVVPWGQLGGILAVAVLAALAASVLPARRALAVPVVAALAD
- a CDS encoding ABC transporter ATP-binding protein — translated: MSHAPPAHVTASVAVTTRGLRKQYGVGPAGVVALDGVDVDFAAGRFTAIMGPSGSGKSTLMHCLAGLDRPTAGTVRVGDTELGRLDDRRLTLLRRDRIGFVFQKFNLLPALSAEENIVLPLAIAGRRPEPAWLRQVVAAVGLGDRLRHRPAELSGGQQQRVAVARALITKPWVIFADEPTGNLDSRSGAALLGLLREAVDTLGQTVVMVTHDPVAAAYADRAVFLADGRLVRDLSEPTAERILDVLGQLDSTAAAGPVAAPARGR
- a CDS encoding response regulator transcription factor produces the protein MTRVVIVDDQALIRAGFRMVLDSQPDLEVVGEAIDGADALRVLDRVEADVVVMDIRMPTMDGVEATRRLCADRPAGPPRVLVLTTFDTEADAFAALRAGASGFLLKNVPPEELLAAIRVVARGDSVVAPSITRRLLDRFAGQLGAGPAEDPRLAQLTEREREILLLVAEGLSNTEIAGRVHVAEATVKTHVGRILAKLNLRDRVQAVVLAYETGLVTPGVQDRRTT
- a CDS encoding histidine kinase, with the protein product MNARIFRRSLPTVVFDVAVAGVVILLGVAPAAIQPGGWWSAAIGVAMAVALLFRRVRPVAVTVAVAVLAFVQVALGWAPMPYDVAVLIALYSVVKYADRLRDGVLAGIVAMIGVVFAAVQTPSQVAWYFTAIYFGLVTGAVWLVALNVRTRRLYVLSLEERAATLEREREAEARAAVAEERTRIARELHDVVAHSMAVMIVQADGARYMIDQSPETARNAVKVVADTGRQALEDMRRLVGVLRDPSPPDPAADRWPGPAPARATAGPAEGAQLDPADGAQLDPADGAQLDPADGAPPGEPGHRRPAVAELPALLDRFRAAGLRVGYTVTGAPTPLPTALDLTVYRLVQEALTNALKHAGVGADVAVTLVHGADAVELRVVDDGGGSGPVAPAPPGGHGLIGMRERVSMYGGSLAAGPRLAGGWQVQARLPLPSSSATEVIAA
- a CDS encoding DUF2188 domain-containing protein; the protein is MTRNEYHVVPDGGGWKVEQGSTVVGTYDTKQRAVEVGREVAHGNEPSQLVVHTADGRIETEYTYRDDPYPPAG
- a CDS encoding SLC13 family permease — translated: MTCTGDAPPAPNRPAWRRFHPLDAIAVALAVAGIGCVATGALPRPDAAATLGRILPLLLFLGTVVVLAELAAAAGLFDVLATRMAVVARGSWPALFALCVGLAALTTIALNLDTTAVLLTPVLLALAVTLRTAVAPLAVTTVWLANTASLLLPVSNLTNLLAADRIGLDPLAYAEIMWLPQLAVLAVTTVLLWCCWWRRDRPAGGRFPAPQVHRPADPVLYRTALGGCLLFVGAILTGVPVGLASAVAAGLLVAGFAIRSPGTLRPALLPWRLLLFVTGLFLVVQTIGQHGLNELVAWLAGPDGGVLGALRAGGTGALLANLVNNLPAYLAGEAALPPGDRQRLLALLVGTNVGPLALPWASLATLLWLERCRAARVKVPMLRFLVTSAAVAVLGTLAAAGALLLTR
- a CDS encoding MerR family transcriptional regulator, whose amino-acid sequence is MFTIGDFANLGRVSVRMLRHYDSLGLLRPAAVDPHSGYRYYTAAQLGRLNRVIALKELGLTLSQVRAILDEAVDSTELRGMLRLRRAQLEAQMAADTARLAGVEARLHMIETEGRMTSQDVVIKEISPIRVAALSAVAASYDGADIAPALTPLYPELFRRLADADIRPAGPALAWYDPADDGEAVVVHAAVGIDVDPPGHEVTVVELPAITAATTIHHGSMVTADQSLQVLARWIEENGWRADGFAREFYLEYCADQPDKGVTELQLPVRRA